From Gemmatimonas sp., one genomic window encodes:
- a CDS encoding tetratricopeptide repeat protein: protein MTWWRRLVGGSSERDSKQPDFLAEALDLESRGDYANALTSYRLALRERPDDPRVLQNIAIAFSKTSQPEEAIRTYRRALQIDPDLAGAHYGLAFLLLKRGDTAHAGMHLEGFLRTTRADDPAAAKFRAHAERTLAELSGQEPAADAFDDGDDAHDPRTEG from the coding sequence ATGACTTGGTGGCGCCGCCTCGTGGGCGGCTCGTCCGAACGTGATTCGAAGCAGCCGGACTTCCTGGCTGAAGCGCTCGATCTCGAGTCGCGCGGTGATTACGCCAACGCGCTGACATCGTATCGCCTCGCCCTGCGCGAGCGGCCCGATGATCCGCGCGTGCTGCAGAACATCGCCATCGCGTTCTCCAAGACGAGCCAGCCGGAAGAGGCCATTCGCACGTACCGCCGCGCCCTGCAGATCGATCCGGATCTGGCCGGGGCGCATTACGGACTGGCGTTCCTGCTGCTCAAGCGGGGCGACACGGCACACGCCGGTATGCATCTCGAGGGGTTTCTGCGTACAACACGGGCCGACGATCCGGCGGCGGCGAAGTTCCGCGCGCACGCCGAGCGCACGCTGGCCGAGTTGAGCGGGCAGGAGCCGGCCGCCGACGCGTTCGACGACGGCGACGACGCACACGATCCGCGCACCGAGGGCTGA